The following proteins are encoded in a genomic region of Alistipes shahii WAL 8301:
- a CDS encoding S46 family peptidase, producing the protein MKKAIFYLLACVLLPVAASADEGMWLVSTFRDVIYPQMKKEGLKLKPGEIYNEESPALCNAIVAVDGGMGTGSVISDKGLVITNHHVAYGDIHSLSTPAKNYLEEGFWALEQKDELPLKGKTVTFLRQVRDVTDEAQAIRDSLEKANSLGIFGTRKVYGILERKYGGDTPFEVECASMWKGKKYLLFYYETYKDVRLVGAPPVIIGAFGGEQDNWGWPQHKGDFALYRVYGDAKGRPAAYSENNVPITPRKVLNVSTSGIHDGDYAMVIGFPGRTNRYMSSQAVREKEHVTNPVVIKARRDRLDIMLRHMEADPDVRLMYSDKYFNISNYADYAKWENICLRRYDVIGIRAAEEARLAAWIDADPARRAEYGDLLANLKKGYEARAEAVREKCYYQETWIRPSDVMMTANRLGTLVDRMQRDGIASVQDGDKNFAGVKSNTRRMMKDFDLATDKEVLTRMMESFIDNVPREMWGEQLPQLYDRFKGNVPALVDYAFENTCCTSYEKLCAWFAQPRTAEEILSDPMAAMANSVSSRRFAEKLKQAEETSGIDADKEELRYTHAIYEMRESEGTPQYPDANSTMRLTYGTVGPVSPKDAVHYDSRSTIDGYLEKYNPDDYEFRVDDRMSSLIRSKDWGRWGENGRLYVNFLTNNDITGGNSGSPVLNARGDVIGLAFDGNRESMSGDIYFHPTNFKTVCVDIRFVLWIMDKYAGAGKLIDEMRLVK; encoded by the coding sequence ATGAAAAAAGCGATTTTTTACCTGCTGGCCTGCGTCCTGCTCCCGGTTGCGGCGTCGGCCGACGAAGGCATGTGGCTGGTCAGCACGTTCCGGGACGTGATCTACCCCCAGATGAAGAAGGAGGGGCTGAAACTCAAACCCGGAGAGATTTACAACGAGGAGTCCCCGGCGCTGTGCAACGCCATCGTGGCCGTCGACGGCGGCATGGGCACGGGCAGCGTGATTTCGGACAAGGGACTCGTCATCACCAACCACCATGTGGCCTACGGCGACATCCACTCGTTGAGCACCCCCGCGAAGAACTACCTCGAAGAGGGCTTCTGGGCGCTCGAACAAAAGGACGAACTGCCGCTCAAGGGCAAGACCGTGACCTTCCTGCGGCAGGTCCGCGACGTGACGGACGAGGCCCAGGCCATCCGCGACTCGCTCGAAAAGGCCAACAGCCTGGGCATCTTCGGGACGCGCAAGGTCTATGGCATCCTCGAACGGAAGTACGGCGGGGACACCCCCTTCGAAGTGGAATGCGCCTCGATGTGGAAGGGCAAGAAATACCTGCTTTTCTACTACGAGACCTATAAGGACGTGCGCCTCGTGGGTGCGCCTCCCGTGATAATCGGGGCCTTCGGCGGCGAGCAGGACAACTGGGGCTGGCCCCAGCACAAGGGCGATTTCGCCCTCTACCGCGTCTACGGCGACGCGAAGGGCCGCCCGGCGGCCTACTCGGAGAACAACGTGCCCATCACGCCCCGCAAGGTGCTGAATGTCTCGACGAGTGGCATCCACGACGGGGACTACGCCATGGTGATCGGCTTTCCGGGCCGCACCAACCGCTACATGTCGTCGCAGGCCGTGCGCGAAAAGGAGCACGTGACCAACCCCGTGGTGATCAAGGCGCGCCGCGACCGCCTCGACATCATGCTGCGCCACATGGAGGCCGACCCGGACGTGCGGCTGATGTACAGCGACAAGTATTTCAACATCAGCAACTACGCCGACTACGCCAAGTGGGAGAACATCTGCCTGCGCCGTTACGACGTTATCGGCATCCGCGCCGCCGAGGAGGCGCGCCTCGCCGCCTGGATCGACGCCGATCCGGCCCGCAGGGCCGAATACGGCGACCTGCTCGCCAACCTCAAAAAAGGCTACGAGGCCCGCGCCGAAGCCGTGCGCGAAAAGTGCTACTACCAGGAGACGTGGATTCGCCCGAGCGACGTGATGATGACGGCCAACCGTCTCGGCACGCTCGTCGACCGCATGCAGCGCGACGGCATCGCCTCGGTGCAGGACGGCGACAAGAACTTCGCGGGCGTGAAGTCCAACACCCGCCGGATGATGAAGGACTTCGACCTGGCCACCGACAAGGAGGTGCTGACACGGATGATGGAGAGTTTCATCGACAACGTGCCCCGCGAAATGTGGGGCGAGCAGCTGCCGCAGCTTTACGACCGTTTCAAGGGCAACGTTCCGGCGCTGGTCGACTACGCGTTCGAAAACACCTGCTGCACCAGCTACGAAAAGCTCTGCGCCTGGTTCGCACAGCCCCGCACGGCCGAGGAGATCCTCTCCGACCCGATGGCGGCGATGGCCAATTCGGTCAGCTCGCGGCGTTTCGCCGAGAAACTCAAACAGGCCGAGGAGACGTCGGGCATCGACGCCGACAAGGAGGAACTCCGCTACACCCACGCCATCTACGAGATGCGCGAATCGGAAGGCACGCCCCAATATCCCGACGCCAACTCGACAATGCGCCTCACCTACGGAACCGTAGGCCCGGTCTCGCCCAAGGACGCCGTGCACTACGACTCCCGTTCGACGATCGACGGCTACCTCGAAAAATACAATCCCGACGACTACGAATTCCGTGTCGACGACCGGATGTCTTCGCTCATCCGCAGCAAGGACTGGGGCCGCTGGGGCGAAAACGGCCGGCTGTACGTCAATTTCCTCACCAACAACGACATCACGGGCGGCAATTCGGGAAGCCCGGTGCTCAACGCCCGGGGCGACGTGATCGGACTGGCGTTCGACGGCAACCGCGAGTCGATGTCGGGCGACATCTATTTCCACCCGACCAACTTCAAGACGGTCTGCGTCGACATCCGCTTCGTGCTGTGGATCATGGACAAATACGCTGGCGCCGGAAAGCTGATCGACGAAATGCGGCTGGTGAAATAA
- a CDS encoding DUF6850 family outer membrane beta-barrel protein — MKKKIYAVLLLTAVCAGSGVFAQSSAPKENLEKYYTLERIRSKSGWLVSDNAAGLMLNQASLSIAEVNYDFEQGGLRNVTDGAEVNAFGVRSESYRRWNRLSFYGKLSYDYAASKDRSWAGNANIGDSPMLIGDSIPGNTRDETYAIEAGVAYRMGRWVVGAMGKYEDRSLAKRRDSRNKTTSMYLSVQPGVMFTSKVVDAGLNFTYERSTEQVGYAAFGTNTTSGMIYFFEGMWFYTSQQLGGSEKFYDVYYKGSEYGGAAQLELKLGKRVKFFNQFSAEYGKMERFRFDLDQHLGDNDQLTYRYLGVLNVAGRGVDQRLSVDASWGDLLKYNNIQELELDPETNQKLYKQYGRFLKFSQKQRSVDADYKLYVKRNEWSSSWIVDAAYTYYKAESEYTISPACYDQDLHYSKLMLGVTKNFRFSGRSWLDATVRGGYTFGGGTELEKSCPEGVQIDNENYRADLLAQEYAFLTNDRLNGEAGLRYTHCFPAKKMSLYVDLKGRAAWGRSGLMDGSRRGGLFAAVGLNF; from the coding sequence ATGAAGAAAAAGATCTATGCGGTGCTCCTGTTGACTGCGGTATGTGCGGGGTCGGGCGTTTTCGCCCAGTCCTCCGCTCCGAAGGAGAACCTTGAAAAATATTATACCCTGGAACGGATTCGTTCGAAAAGCGGATGGCTCGTTTCGGACAATGCGGCGGGCCTGATGCTCAATCAGGCATCGCTCTCCATTGCGGAAGTGAATTATGATTTCGAGCAAGGCGGACTGCGCAACGTTACCGATGGAGCGGAAGTGAATGCGTTCGGGGTCCGGTCCGAGTCGTACCGCCGTTGGAATCGTCTTTCGTTCTACGGTAAGTTGAGTTATGATTATGCGGCTTCGAAGGACCGCAGTTGGGCGGGAAATGCCAACATCGGAGATTCTCCGATGCTGATCGGCGATTCGATTCCCGGAAATACGCGTGATGAAACCTATGCCATCGAGGCCGGGGTTGCCTACCGTATGGGGCGCTGGGTGGTTGGAGCGATGGGGAAATACGAGGATCGCAGCCTGGCAAAGCGTCGGGATTCGCGCAATAAAACCACCTCGATGTATTTGAGCGTTCAGCCGGGTGTGATGTTTACCTCGAAGGTGGTGGACGCAGGTCTTAATTTTACGTATGAACGCTCGACGGAGCAGGTCGGCTATGCGGCTTTCGGTACGAATACGACCAGCGGAATGATCTACTTCTTCGAAGGCATGTGGTTTTATACCAGCCAGCAGCTCGGGGGAAGCGAAAAATTCTATGACGTCTATTACAAAGGCTCCGAATACGGAGGCGCCGCCCAGTTGGAATTGAAATTGGGAAAGAGGGTGAAGTTTTTCAATCAGTTCTCGGCCGAATACGGCAAAATGGAGCGTTTCCGCTTCGATTTGGACCAGCATCTGGGCGACAACGATCAGTTGACCTACCGCTATCTGGGGGTGCTCAACGTTGCGGGCCGCGGGGTCGATCAGCGGCTTTCGGTCGACGCCTCGTGGGGCGACCTGCTGAAATACAACAATATTCAGGAGCTGGAACTTGATCCGGAGACCAATCAGAAACTGTACAAACAGTACGGTCGCTTCCTGAAATTCTCGCAGAAGCAGCGCAGCGTCGATGCCGATTACAAACTCTACGTCAAGCGCAACGAGTGGAGCAGTTCGTGGATCGTCGATGCGGCTTATACCTATTACAAGGCCGAATCGGAATATACGATCTCCCCGGCATGCTACGATCAGGACCTGCACTATTCGAAACTGATGCTGGGCGTGACGAAGAACTTCCGGTTCAGCGGCCGCAGCTGGCTCGACGCGACGGTGCGCGGCGGCTATACGTTCGGCGGCGGAACCGAACTGGAGAAGAGCTGCCCCGAGGGGGTGCAGATCGACAACGAGAACTATCGCGCCGACCTGCTGGCCCAGGAGTATGCCTTCCTGACCAACGACCGTCTGAACGGCGAGGCCGGCCTGCGCTATACGCACTGTTTCCCGGCGAAGAAAATGAGCCTGTACGTCGATCTGAAAGGGCGTGCGGCATGGGGGCGCAGCGGCCTGATGGACGGCAGCCGGCGCGGCGGCCTGTTCGCGGCCGTGGGTCTGAACTTCTGA
- a CDS encoding DUF4876 domain-containing protein: protein MKKILYYLVPLATAFLLCGCLKDMKDGELLHGNREVLISIDLPGELASLDKSGFKVTMRNTKIGNTYTSETDAKGETRIDAEYGNYSVIISKVADVGGISKFLHATRDFVLNKDGQSAGTNNLEIKATARGTIILKEVYFHKTKTADGKANYNYDQYFTLCNNSDDVQYLDGVGVGFHTSFNSGKSAVYNKFWLGSTSTELRDSIPVNAFGFVFPGEGREHPIQPGEEVVIALSAVEHTADQTSRPMNLAADNVWAMYIDRFAGSAVKAPAAGVERLECFCELASGNSIVLSISSPAIVVYRLPEDPYEYVKDGAIKGRPYGKVMYQPTKYQSMPSIMVPKEGILDGVEFRSNDTHVPRLCSDISLQPLFITTASYSGQSYIRKVDESASEIVGRTVYQDTNNSADDWIPLDEPTLCTEYKNR from the coding sequence ATGAAAAAGATTTTATATTATCTGGTGCCTTTGGCGACGGCCTTTCTGCTGTGCGGCTGCCTCAAGGATATGAAAGACGGCGAATTGCTCCATGGCAACAGGGAGGTGCTGATCTCCATTGATTTGCCCGGAGAGTTGGCATCGCTCGACAAGTCGGGGTTCAAGGTGACTATGCGCAATACGAAGATCGGAAATACGTATACTTCCGAAACGGATGCGAAGGGTGAAACCCGGATCGACGCCGAATACGGAAATTACAGCGTGATTATCAGCAAAGTGGCCGATGTGGGCGGAATCAGCAAGTTCCTGCATGCCACCAGGGATTTCGTGCTGAATAAAGACGGTCAGTCGGCCGGGACGAACAATCTCGAGATTAAGGCTACGGCGCGTGGCACGATCATTCTGAAAGAGGTTTATTTTCACAAAACGAAGACTGCCGACGGGAAAGCGAATTATAACTATGACCAGTATTTCACGCTCTGCAACAATTCCGACGATGTGCAGTATCTCGACGGGGTGGGAGTCGGATTCCACACGTCGTTCAATTCGGGAAAATCGGCCGTGTACAATAAATTCTGGTTGGGAAGCACCAGCACCGAACTCCGCGATTCCATTCCGGTCAACGCTTTCGGTTTTGTTTTCCCGGGCGAAGGCCGGGAGCACCCGATACAGCCGGGCGAAGAGGTCGTGATTGCCTTGAGCGCCGTCGAACATACGGCAGACCAGACCAGCAGACCGATGAACCTTGCCGCGGATAATGTATGGGCGATGTATATCGACCGTTTTGCTGGCTCCGCGGTAAAAGCTCCGGCCGCGGGCGTTGAACGGCTGGAATGCTTCTGTGAGCTGGCATCCGGAAATTCGATCGTTCTCTCCATTAGCTCGCCGGCGATCGTTGTATATCGGCTGCCTGAAGATCCTTATGAGTACGTTAAGGACGGAGCCATCAAAGGCCGGCCCTACGGCAAGGTGATGTATCAGCCGACGAAGTATCAGAGTATGCCCTCGATAATGGTTCCCAAGGAGGGTATTCTCGATGGTGTGGAGTTCCGCAGTAACGATACGCACGTCCCGCGTCTTTGCTCCGACATCAGTCTCCAGCCTTTGTTTATCACGACGGCCTCGTACAGCGGTCAGTCCTATATCCGCAAGGTGGACGAAAGCGCTTCGGAGATCGTAGGTCGTACGGTTTATCAGGATACGAACAATTCGGCCGACGACTGGATTCCGCTCGATGAACCGACCCTTTGCACGGAGTACAAAAACCGATAA
- a CDS encoding TonB-dependent receptor codes for MKKFLLMLLLAGVCIPLGVRAQAPKKVSIEGTVTEYNTKEPIAGCVVSIPTLELWVVTDAKGRFRMPSVTTGSYTIEATCLGYEPLSYKVTVSASIGALSLRLKESSLQLNTVTVTAQRGRSINSSSTIDRQAMDHLQATSVKDVMQLLPGVLTANPELTNSTSNFVGIRDLPNSMTDGKDANSINSSSVGVYVDGAVVNNSAMLMGGKAAAFGQQTSRGIDMRTISTDNIESIEVIRGVASAEYGNMSAGAVVVKTKQGRTPYEIRVKTVSDTKAVSLTKGYALGSDKGFLNASIDYANAMKDIRTVEESYDRGTFSVGYTNTFNRDRTPFQFNAKVSGYLSRGTTKADPDNISQAERKELDDRNLSINLNGSWLLNKSWITSLKYVFNTSMTRQYARQQMAPSALGVANPGALENGEYLTEFTPDNYLSDIRNLSMAYYTTAKMVAELSGRYGKVYNKAMLGVEWNNSGNTGKGQYYEGVRPMSFRPEPFSDIPFLNQVAVFAEEKATLPIGKTSLTLQAGGRFTYMATDQLNDKWAVDPRFNAKYTIISNRAPKKVRELSLRAGWGIQTTLPALRLLYPFPVYIDRVSFSWGGTAETGPVAAWTTFVTPQSDMINRDLKMQYSKNFEVGLDFDMFGVKGGITYYNEKMRNGYTLRMVPQVLSFREYETYKGTEVPVYMDDPNNPGQPVLGVGGEPLDYRDEKIFHTASVKKPANDGKYDKWGVEYTFDFGQIRPVRTSVVVNGAYMTMTRKDSEGVLLYDTYSSVKVPIDGKNIYNPFLGAYYGGKSVSSGSVYTRFNSNINLITHIPKLRLITTLTVQCVWLNRTRNLQADGVYILDDDNNPVYGDFSNGTNGKMIYRDPDFYMNMDGQLLPFNRNLYNDPTYGAAYREYLQTGSATTTFVENSFKPYFMANLRVTKEIGRIAQISFYANNFTNSHPKMLLKSTGTYKRVNTDIYFGAELKLKF; via the coding sequence GTGAAGAAATTTTTACTAATGCTTTTATTGGCGGGCGTCTGCATTCCGCTGGGAGTGCGGGCCCAGGCTCCGAAGAAGGTCTCCATCGAAGGGACCGTGACGGAGTACAACACGAAGGAGCCGATTGCGGGCTGCGTGGTTTCCATTCCGACGCTTGAGCTGTGGGTGGTGACCGATGCCAAAGGCCGGTTCCGGATGCCGTCGGTGACCACCGGCAGCTACACCATCGAGGCAACCTGCCTGGGTTACGAGCCGCTTTCGTACAAGGTGACGGTCAGCGCTTCGATCGGGGCGCTCTCGCTGCGCCTCAAGGAGTCGAGCCTGCAACTCAACACCGTGACCGTAACGGCCCAGCGGGGCCGCAGCATCAACTCCTCGTCGACGATCGACCGTCAGGCGATGGACCACCTGCAAGCCACCTCCGTCAAGGACGTGATGCAGTTGTTGCCGGGCGTGCTGACCGCGAATCCGGAATTGACGAACTCCACTTCGAATTTCGTCGGCATCCGTGATCTGCCTAATTCGATGACGGACGGTAAGGATGCGAACAGCATCAACTCCAGTTCGGTGGGCGTCTATGTCGATGGAGCCGTTGTGAATAATAGCGCGATGCTGATGGGTGGAAAAGCGGCCGCTTTCGGGCAGCAAACCAGCCGGGGTATCGACATGCGCACCATTTCGACCGACAATATCGAGTCGATCGAGGTCATCCGCGGCGTTGCGTCGGCCGAATACGGCAATATGAGCGCCGGAGCGGTCGTCGTCAAGACCAAGCAGGGCCGCACTCCCTATGAAATCCGGGTGAAGACCGTGTCGGATACCAAGGCCGTGTCGCTGACTAAAGGTTATGCGTTGGGGTCCGACAAGGGTTTCCTCAATGCGTCGATCGACTACGCCAATGCGATGAAGGACATCCGTACGGTGGAGGAATCTTATGACCGCGGAACGTTTTCGGTGGGTTATACCAATACCTTCAACCGTGACCGCACGCCGTTTCAGTTCAATGCGAAGGTGAGCGGTTACCTTTCGCGCGGCACTACAAAGGCTGATCCGGACAATATCTCGCAGGCTGAACGCAAGGAGTTGGACGATCGGAACCTGTCGATCAACCTTAATGGTTCGTGGCTGCTCAACAAGTCGTGGATTACGTCGTTGAAATACGTTTTCAATACATCGATGACCCGTCAGTACGCCCGTCAGCAGATGGCGCCCAGCGCCCTCGGTGTCGCCAATCCCGGAGCTTTGGAAAACGGGGAGTATCTGACTGAATTCACCCCTGACAATTACTTGAGCGATATTCGGAATTTGAGTATGGCCTATTACACCACGGCTAAAATGGTGGCTGAACTTTCGGGGCGTTACGGCAAGGTCTACAACAAGGCGATGCTCGGTGTCGAGTGGAACAATTCGGGCAACACCGGCAAAGGACAGTATTACGAAGGCGTGCGTCCCATGTCGTTCCGTCCGGAGCCGTTCAGCGACATTCCTTTCCTGAATCAGGTGGCTGTCTTCGCCGAAGAAAAAGCGACGCTGCCGATCGGAAAAACATCGCTCACGTTGCAGGCCGGCGGACGTTTTACCTATATGGCGACGGATCAGCTGAACGATAAGTGGGCCGTCGATCCGCGTTTTAACGCCAAATATACGATCATCAGCAATCGCGCGCCGAAAAAGGTCCGCGAACTGTCGCTGCGCGCCGGCTGGGGCATCCAGACCACGTTGCCGGCCCTGCGGCTGCTTTATCCTTTTCCGGTGTATATTGACCGGGTTTCGTTCAGCTGGGGCGGAACTGCCGAGACGGGGCCTGTGGCGGCATGGACTACGTTCGTGACCCCGCAGTCCGATATGATTAACCGCGATCTGAAGATGCAGTACAGCAAGAACTTCGAAGTGGGTCTCGATTTCGATATGTTCGGTGTCAAGGGAGGCATTACCTATTATAATGAAAAGATGCGTAACGGTTATACCCTTCGTATGGTTCCGCAGGTATTGTCATTCCGGGAATACGAAACCTATAAAGGGACGGAAGTTCCGGTTTATATGGATGATCCGAACAATCCGGGACAACCGGTTCTGGGCGTGGGAGGCGAGCCGCTCGACTATCGGGATGAGAAAATATTCCATACGGCATCCGTCAAGAAACCGGCCAATGACGGTAAATACGACAAGTGGGGTGTCGAGTATACGTTCGATTTCGGGCAGATTCGTCCGGTCCGGACTTCGGTCGTTGTCAACGGAGCATACATGACCATGACCCGGAAGGATAGCGAGGGCGTGTTGTTGTACGATACTTATTCCTCGGTGAAAGTGCCTATTGACGGTAAGAATATCTACAACCCGTTTCTGGGAGCCTATTATGGAGGCAAATCCGTCTCTTCCGGTTCGGTGTACACCCGGTTCAATTCCAATATTAACCTGATCACGCACATTCCGAAGTTGCGTCTGATTACAACACTGACCGTCCAGTGTGTATGGCTCAACCGGACCCGGAATCTCCAGGCAGACGGTGTTTACATCCTCGATGACGACAATAATCCCGTTTATGGCGATTTTTCGAATGGGACGAATGGCAAGATGATCTACCGGGACCCCGATTTCTATATGAACATGGATGGTCAGCTATTGCCGTTCAATCGGAACTTGTACAACGATCCTACCTATGGAGCGGCTTACCGGGAATACCTTCAGACGGGCAGTGCGACTACGACCTTTGTCGAAAATTCGTTCAAGCCTTATTTCATGGCCAACCTCCGTGTTACGAAAGAGATCGGCAGGATTGCCCAGATTTCATTCTACGCCAACAACTTTACGAACTCGCATCCTAAAATGTTGCTGAAGAGTACGGGAACTTATAAGCGCGTAAATACGGATATTTATTTCGGCGCGGAACTAAAACTTAAATTCTAA